AGACCCGGTAGTTCTCCAGAAACACCACCTGCAGCTTATCGCGGCAGATAGGGTCGTGGTCGATCTGATCCGCCAGGGAGTTGATGAGGCGGATGATCCGCTTGGCCACTGCATACCCCGGCGCCGCCTTGGCGCCGAACAGGAACGTGTGGGGCTGCGTGATGGCGTTGGGGTCGTCCTGGAGCTTCTGGTACAATGCGATGATGTGCAGCACGTTCAAAAGCTGCCGCTTATACTCGTGGAGCCGCTTCACCTGAACGTCGAAGATGGCGTCCGGGTTCAGCTCCACGCCCCGGGTCTTCTTGGCATGGGCGGCGAAGGCCGCCTTGTTGGCCCGCTTGATGGCACCCAGCCTCTCCAGAACAGAGGCGTCATCGGCATAGTCATCCAGCTTTTTCAGGGCCTGGGGGTGCAGCAGATAGTCGTCCCCGCCGGTCAGGTCCCGGATCAAGCCGTCCAGTCCGGGGTTGATCTCACTGAGCCAGCGGCGGTGGTCAATGCCGTTGGTGACGTTCCGGAATTTCCAGGGCTCCATGCCGTAGGCGTCCCTGAAAACGTCCTTTTTCAGGATCTCGGAGTGTAGGCCGCTGACGCCGTTGACCGCCATGCCGCCGGCGATGCAGAGGTTGGCCATGCGGACCTGACCGCCCCAGACGATGGCCATTTTCTCCGTCTTCTTGGGGTCGTGGTAGAAGTCCTCCACCTTCTTCTGCCAGCGGCGGGAGATCTCCAGGATAATCTGCCACACCCGGGGCAGCAGGAATTCCACCAGGCTCTGGGGCCAGCGTTCCAGCGCCTCCGAAAGGACCGTGTGGTTGGTGTAGGCCACGGATCTCGTGGTGATGTCCCACGCCTCATCCCAGTCCATGCCGGCGTCGTCGATCAGGATCCGCATCAGCTCCGGGATCACCAGGGCCGGGTGGGTGTCGTTGATCTGGATGACGTTCTTCTCATGGAAGTTCTTCATGGTGCCGTACAGTTCGGTGTGCTTGGCGGCGATGGACTGGAGGGTGGCGGACACGAAGAAGTACTGCTGTTTCAGCCGCAGAGACTTGCCCTCCAGATGATTGTCCTCCGGATAGAGGACCTTGGCAATGGTCTCTGCCATGGCCTCGTCCTCCGCGGCCTTCAGGTACTCGCCCCGGGAGAACAGGGACATATCCACCGGCTGGGTGGACCGGGCGTCCCACAGCCGCAGGACATTCACATGCTCCGTGCCGTAGCCGGCGATCTCCATGTCGCAGGGCACGGCCTGGACCACCGTGGCGTCCTCATTGACGATGTGCAGGTGGCCGTTGTCCCAGAACTCCCGCACGGTGCCGCCGAAGCGGACCTCCTGGGTCTCCGCGGGCTTTGGCATCAGCCAGGCCGCGCCCAGGTCCTTCCAGTTGTCCGGCAGCTCTACCTGCTGGCCCTCCACGATCTTCTGCTTGAAGATGCCCAGCTCGTAGCAGATGGAATAGCCGGTGGCCGGGATCTCCAGCGTAGTCATGGAGTCTAGATAGCAGGCGGCCAGGCGGCCCAGGCCGCCGTTGCCCAGGGCGGCGTCCGGCTCGATCTCAAAGATGTCGGCCGCCTTGAAGCCCAGGTGCTCCAGCGCCTCCCGCAGCTGGGGCAGCAGCCCTAGGTTATAGGCATTCTTCATCAGGCTGCGGCCCATCAGAAACTCCAGAGACAGGTAGTGCACCTGCCGGGCATGCTGCTGGCGGGCCTTCTGACGGGTCTCCACCTCCCGCAGAGCCATCATGTCCCGCAGGACCAGGGCGCTGGCCCGCATCATCTCTCCATCCGTTGCCTCCGCCGCCGTCTTTCCGAAGCTGACCATCAGCTTGGCGGTGAGGGCGTTCTCCAGGGTCTGTGTGGTAATTGGTGTCATGCGTCTCCTTACTCCGCCGGCTCCTGTTTCCCGGCGGTCCCCTTCTTGGGTTTGGTCTCTTTCTTGGCAGGCGTCCTCCTGCCGCTTTTGGCGGCCGTCTTTTTGGCGGCCGGTTTCTTGGCTGCCGTCCGCTTTCTGGCGGCAGGCTTCTTCTCCGGTGCGGCCGGAGCGGCCTCCTCAGCCGCCGGCTCGGCGGACGATTGTGCCGCTTCCGCGGTCGGCTGCGGAGCAGGTTCGTCAGATGCGGGCTCCGCCGCTTCCGCGGGGGCGGTCTCTTCCGCGGGGGCGGTCTCTTCCGCGGGAGCGGATTCCTCCGCCGGGGCGGACTCTTCTGTCCGGACGGGCTCCTCCGCAGGGGGCCAAGGCTGGCCGGTGACGGTGCT
This DNA window, taken from Dysosmobacter welbionis, encodes the following:
- a CDS encoding glycogen/starch/alpha-glucan phosphorylase, which codes for MTPITTQTLENALTAKLMVSFGKTAAEATDGEMMRASALVLRDMMALREVETRQKARQQHARQVHYLSLEFLMGRSLMKNAYNLGLLPQLREALEHLGFKAADIFEIEPDAALGNGGLGRLAACYLDSMTTLEIPATGYSICYELGIFKQKIVEGQQVELPDNWKDLGAAWLMPKPAETQEVRFGGTVREFWDNGHLHIVNEDATVVQAVPCDMEIAGYGTEHVNVLRLWDARSTQPVDMSLFSRGEYLKAAEDEAMAETIAKVLYPEDNHLEGKSLRLKQQYFFVSATLQSIAAKHTELYGTMKNFHEKNVIQINDTHPALVIPELMRILIDDAGMDWDEAWDITTRSVAYTNHTVLSEALERWPQSLVEFLLPRVWQIILEISRRWQKKVEDFYHDPKKTEKMAIVWGGQVRMANLCIAGGMAVNGVSGLHSEILKKDVFRDAYGMEPWKFRNVTNGIDHRRWLSEINPGLDGLIRDLTGGDDYLLHPQALKKLDDYADDASVLERLGAIKRANKAAFAAHAKKTRGVELNPDAIFDVQVKRLHEYKRQLLNVLHIIALYQKLQDDPNAITQPHTFLFGAKAAPGYAVAKRIIRLINSLADQIDHDPICRDKLQVVFLENYRVSLAEQLMPASEVSQQISTAGKEASGTGNMKFMMNGALTVGTLDGANVEMHDLLGDENMFLFGLRADEVEQLKREGYVPQRLYNRDPVLHRCLDALRTGFRDGVRYDDLYQRLLFGAGGSPADEYFLLADFQAYCQAEKRMAETYRDQTAWNRMSLHNIARSGVFAADRAVAEYADNIWHVPHK